In one Micromonospora polyrhachis genomic region, the following are encoded:
- a CDS encoding DUF2530 domain-containing protein, whose protein sequence is MPQEQPPRPQPLDPPMVPFAIAGIAAWAVAGLVLLIFFQDWLTEQGRENWLWTCLAGFLLGFPGLAVMLRHDANRRRRRAADHTGPVD, encoded by the coding sequence GTGCCGCAGGAACAACCCCCCCGCCCCCAGCCGCTCGACCCCCCGATGGTGCCGTTCGCCATCGCCGGTATCGCCGCCTGGGCGGTCGCCGGACTGGTACTGCTGATCTTCTTCCAGGACTGGCTGACCGAGCAGGGGCGGGAGAACTGGCTCTGGACCTGCCTGGCCGGGTTCCTACTCGGATTCCCCGGCCTGGCGGTGATGCTCAGGCACGACGCCAACCGCCGTCGTCGTCGGGCGGCCGACCACACCGGTCCGGTCGACTGA
- a CDS encoding DUF3027 domain-containing protein has product MGNNEQVTRTVATRAPRLDQVCASAVEVARAGITEAGPSDVGDHLAAVAEGDRLVTHFFECRLPGYRGWRWAVTVTRVPRSRNVTVCDTVLLPGPDALLAPGWLPWQDRLQPGDLGPGDLLPTPPDDERLAPGYVLSDDPAVEETAWELGFGRVRVMSREGRMDTAQRWYDGDHGPAAPISVAAPASARCGSCGFYLPIAGVLRQSFGVCGNYYAPDDGRAVSADHGCGAHSEALTDSPETSADEPPAVYDDSEVETVPVIRPAGSVGTDEPVEPYGHG; this is encoded by the coding sequence ATAGGCAACAATGAGCAGGTGACCAGGACCGTCGCCACTCGTGCCCCTCGTCTCGACCAGGTTTGTGCCAGCGCCGTCGAGGTGGCCCGTGCCGGCATTACCGAAGCGGGCCCGTCCGACGTCGGCGACCACCTGGCGGCGGTCGCCGAAGGTGATCGATTGGTGACCCACTTCTTCGAGTGTCGCCTCCCTGGTTATCGGGGCTGGCGGTGGGCGGTCACCGTGACCCGGGTGCCGCGCAGCCGGAACGTCACGGTCTGCGACACGGTGCTGCTGCCCGGACCGGATGCGCTGCTGGCTCCGGGGTGGCTGCCCTGGCAGGACCGGCTCCAGCCCGGTGACCTCGGTCCGGGTGACCTGCTGCCGACTCCCCCGGACGACGAGCGGCTCGCCCCCGGGTACGTACTCTCGGACGACCCGGCGGTGGAGGAGACGGCCTGGGAGTTGGGTTTCGGCCGGGTCCGGGTGATGTCCCGTGAGGGACGGATGGACACCGCCCAGCGCTGGTACGACGGCGACCACGGCCCGGCCGCGCCCATCTCGGTAGCCGCGCCCGCCTCCGCCCGCTGCGGTTCGTGCGGGTTCTACCTGCCGATCGCGGGCGTCCTGCGGCAGAGCTTCGGCGTCTGCGGCAACTACTACGCGCCGGACGACGGTCGGGCGGTCAGCGCCGACCACGGCTGTGGTGCGCACTCCGAGGCGTTGACGGACTCGCCGGAGACGTCGGCCGACGAGCCACCCGCGGTCTACGATGACAGCGAGGTGGAGACGGTTCCGGTGATTCGGCCGGCCGGATCGGTGGGGACCGACGAACCGGTCGAGCCCTACGGGCACGGCTGA
- a CDS encoding MFS transporter has product MPLFSRSGRSALGRTVGTAIRLIRFTLRTTLGGGRWTVRSVGRVREKGAGGEPGMARMFDLHAISCAGDALVAIGLAGTIFFNAPLGEARSKVALYLLVTMVPFALLAPVVGPLLDHFRHGRRWALATTMLGRAFLAWLISDYLHGFGLYPAAFGVLALSRAYGVARSAAVPRLLPAGLGLSQAGARASVYGTIAGGVVGPVGLALFWFGPQWPLRAASVIFLIGMVLSLRLPAQADSAPPEAMPRVFAALFRRPGTGDRALGRSGPDGRLVMTSLVGSATLRAMFGFLLLYLAFALKAGDLTTEVFGRDIASEGALVLVGGALAVGSFLATAAGTRLRIHQPTMIQSSGLVVVAGVAILTAIKFSLPMVALLCLVTAMISGIAKLAVDACIQERVQERLRASAFARSETVLMLAFVAGGALGLIPVEGWIGIAGLAGFATLAAVRATVMATRLRGERLLGRALADDERATPDEPSTSQASADRTTSSAGADVPTPVSPAPASSSGAAPGSTAGSAATSAAASAAGSAPGTTAWAMVTPDEPIDEPPLAPPGFHIYRPSSAMPRTGSGDDESRREPQGPKS; this is encoded by the coding sequence ATGCCGCTGTTCTCCCGCTCCGGCCGCTCGGCCCTCGGGCGTACGGTCGGCACCGCCATCCGGCTCATCCGGTTCACCCTGCGGACGACGCTGGGCGGCGGGCGCTGGACGGTACGAAGCGTGGGCCGGGTACGGGAAAAGGGTGCCGGTGGCGAGCCGGGCATGGCCCGGATGTTCGACCTGCACGCCATCTCCTGCGCCGGCGACGCACTGGTCGCGATCGGTCTGGCCGGCACGATCTTCTTCAACGCTCCGCTCGGCGAGGCCCGCAGCAAGGTGGCCCTCTACCTGTTGGTGACCATGGTGCCGTTCGCACTGCTCGCCCCGGTGGTGGGCCCGCTGCTGGACCACTTCCGGCACGGTCGCCGCTGGGCCCTGGCCACCACCATGCTCGGTCGCGCCTTCCTGGCCTGGCTGATCTCCGACTACCTGCACGGCTTCGGGCTCTACCCCGCCGCGTTCGGCGTACTCGCCCTCTCCCGGGCGTACGGCGTCGCCCGCTCGGCCGCCGTACCGAGGCTGCTTCCGGCGGGGTTGGGGCTGTCCCAGGCGGGTGCCCGGGCCAGTGTCTACGGCACGATCGCCGGCGGTGTGGTGGGTCCGGTCGGCCTGGCCCTGTTCTGGTTCGGCCCGCAGTGGCCGTTGCGGGCCGCCTCGGTGATCTTCCTGATCGGCATGGTGCTCTCGCTGCGGCTACCGGCCCAGGCGGACTCCGCACCACCGGAGGCCATGCCGCGGGTCTTCGCCGCCCTCTTCCGCCGGCCGGGCACGGGCGACCGGGCCCTCGGACGCAGCGGTCCGGACGGCCGGCTGGTGATGACCAGCCTGGTCGGCAGCGCGACGCTGCGCGCCATGTTCGGCTTCCTGCTGCTCTACCTCGCCTTCGCGCTCAAGGCCGGCGACCTGACCACCGAGGTGTTCGGGCGGGACATCGCCAGCGAGGGCGCGCTGGTGCTGGTGGGTGGAGCGCTCGCGGTGGGCTCCTTCCTCGCCACCGCAGCGGGCACCCGGCTCCGCATCCACCAGCCGACCATGATCCAGTCCAGCGGTCTGGTCGTCGTCGCCGGAGTGGCGATACTCACCGCAATCAAGTTCTCACTTCCCATGGTGGCCCTACTCTGCCTGGTAACCGCCATGATCAGCGGCATCGCAAAGCTGGCCGTGGACGCGTGCATCCAGGAACGGGTCCAGGAACGACTCCGGGCAAGCGCGTTCGCCCGCTCGGAGACGGTGCTGATGCTGGCCTTCGTGGCCGGCGGGGCGCTCGGACTCATTCCGGTCGAGGGGTGGATCGGCATCGCCGGGCTGGCTGGCTTCGCCACCCTCGCCGCCGTACGGGCGACGGTGATGGCCACCCGACTACGCGGCGAGCGCCTGCTGGGCCGTGCGCTCGCCGACGACGAGCGGGCCACCCCGGACGAGCCGTCCACCAGCCAGGCCAGCGCAGACCGTACGACCAGCAGCGCGGGTGCCGACGTACCGACTCCGGTCTCGCCCGCCCCGGCATCATCCAGCGGAGCGGCGCCCGGGTCCACGGCCGGATCGGCCGCCACATCAGCCGCCGCATCAGCCGCCGGGTCCGCCCCCGGGACGACCGCCTGGGCGATGGTCACCCCCGACGAGCCGATCGACGAACCGCCGCTCGCGCCGCCCGGCTTCCACATCTACCGGCCGTCCTCGGCCATGCCACGCACCGGATCGGGGGACGACGAGTCCCGCCGCGAACCACAGGGACCAAAGAGTTGA
- a CDS encoding futalosine hydrolase has protein sequence MNGGILVVTAVPAETEALLAGLITPASTTVAPVGVGPAAAAAGTARLLALAEVAGSPYRAVVSAGIGGGFPDRAALGGIVLGTRSIAADLGAESPEGFLPLDELGMSREHLGGGPEIPADPTLLAQLRAALPGATVGAVLTLNTVTGTAETTRVLADRYPDAVAEGMEGHGVAVAAAQAGLPFAELRAISNPIGPRDRGAWRMRAAFDALTTAAAAFG, from the coding sequence TTGAACGGTGGAATCCTGGTCGTCACTGCCGTACCGGCCGAGACGGAGGCGCTGCTCGCTGGCCTGATCACCCCGGCCTCCACCACCGTCGCCCCGGTCGGGGTCGGTCCGGCCGCTGCTGCCGCCGGCACCGCCCGACTGCTGGCGCTGGCCGAGGTGGCGGGCAGCCCGTACCGGGCGGTGGTGAGCGCCGGCATCGGCGGCGGGTTCCCGGACCGGGCCGCGCTCGGCGGCATCGTCCTCGGCACCCGTAGCATCGCCGCCGACCTCGGGGCCGAGTCACCGGAGGGCTTTCTCCCCCTCGACGAGTTGGGCATGTCGCGGGAACACCTCGGCGGCGGGCCGGAGATCCCCGCCGACCCGACCCTGCTCGCCCAGTTGCGCGCCGCGCTACCCGGTGCGACGGTCGGCGCGGTTCTCACCCTGAACACCGTCACCGGCACGGCCGAGACCACCCGGGTGCTCGCCGACCGGTATCCCGACGCGGTGGCCGAGGGGATGGAGGGACACGGGGTGGCGGTAGCCGCCGCCCAGGCCGGGTTGCCGTTCGCGGAGTTGCGTGCGATCTCCAACCCGATCGGCCCCCGGGACCGGGGAGCGTGGCGGATGCGTGCGGCCTTCGACGCGCTGACCACCGCCGCCGCCGCCTTCGGCTAG
- a CDS encoding fused response regulator/phosphatase, whose product MDRPVTDATILVVDDSAAKRYLLVRWLTRAGFTVVEADSGASALDRMASQDIDLIVLDVRLGDMSGFDVAERIKANPRHASRPVIHVSAHAVDLADRTQGLARGADAYLVEPIEPDELIATTRAALRYYRARRRAELLAARLACLAETTLAVNSAATLPQLLDAAVTGAAQIFGTGAVVVAENADGDRLAAVTIEPGTSVRTGSWPGDVVPVPVGVTVDTAPTPEDWPLPVSADEQIAIATVRLRNDRPAVHVAVPSSALLPESIVLTQLAQAVATAVEAQRSYDEEHRIAVTLQRSLLPRRLPKIAGLDLAVRYEPASMQTEVGGDFYEFAMIDGRLLAVIGDVAGHSLHAATVMAELRHAIRAYAVEGHSPGVILERVDELVRTLLPGEFATVCLLTLEPDTGRVRLASAGHLPSLLVTADATRFIEHRAPLLGIHADRPDDLEFDLPSGATLVLYTDGLIERRDVDIDQRMADLAVCAATVDADLDRFCGRLLAELGPSQSSDDLAVVALRRH is encoded by the coding sequence ATGGACCGTCCGGTGACCGATGCCACGATTCTTGTGGTCGACGACAGCGCCGCCAAGCGCTATCTGCTGGTCAGGTGGCTGACCCGGGCCGGGTTCACCGTTGTCGAGGCGGACAGCGGCGCGAGCGCGCTCGACCGGATGGCCAGCCAGGACATCGACCTGATCGTGCTGGACGTACGGCTCGGCGACATGAGTGGCTTCGACGTCGCCGAACGGATCAAGGCGAACCCGAGGCACGCCTCCCGGCCCGTCATCCACGTGTCGGCACACGCGGTCGACCTGGCCGACCGTACCCAGGGGTTGGCCCGGGGAGCCGACGCCTATCTCGTCGAACCCATCGAGCCGGACGAGCTGATCGCCACCACCCGTGCCGCACTGCGCTACTACCGTGCCCGGCGTCGCGCCGAACTGCTCGCCGCCCGGCTCGCCTGCCTCGCCGAGACCACCCTCGCCGTCAACTCGGCTGCCACGCTGCCGCAGTTGCTCGACGCCGCCGTGACCGGGGCCGCCCAGATATTCGGGACCGGTGCCGTCGTCGTGGCGGAGAACGCCGACGGGGACCGCCTGGCCGCGGTCACCATCGAGCCAGGCACGTCGGTGCGGACCGGTAGCTGGCCCGGTGATGTCGTACCGGTGCCGGTCGGGGTCACGGTGGACACGGCACCCACGCCCGAGGATTGGCCGCTGCCCGTCAGCGCGGACGAACAGATCGCCATCGCCACCGTACGGCTCCGTAACGACCGGCCGGCGGTGCACGTCGCCGTACCGTCCTCCGCCCTGCTCCCGGAGTCCATCGTCCTCACGCAGCTCGCTCAGGCGGTCGCCACCGCAGTCGAGGCGCAACGCTCCTACGACGAGGAACACCGAATCGCGGTGACCCTGCAACGCAGCCTGTTGCCCCGCCGGCTGCCCAAGATCGCCGGGTTGGACCTTGCCGTACGTTACGAGCCCGCCAGTATGCAGACCGAGGTCGGAGGGGACTTCTACGAATTCGCGATGATCGACGGCCGGCTGCTCGCGGTGATCGGCGACGTCGCCGGCCACTCGCTGCACGCGGCCACCGTCATGGCCGAGCTTCGGCACGCCATCCGGGCGTACGCCGTGGAGGGCCATTCGCCCGGCGTCATCCTGGAACGGGTCGATGAGCTGGTCCGTACGCTGCTGCCGGGAGAGTTCGCGACGGTCTGCCTGTTGACCCTGGAACCCGACACCGGGCGGGTCCGGTTGGCCAGTGCCGGTCACCTGCCGTCGCTGCTGGTCACGGCCGACGCGACCCGGTTCATCGAACACCGGGCTCCGCTTCTCGGGATCCACGCCGACCGTCCCGACGACCTCGAATTCGACCTGCCCTCCGGGGCGACGTTGGTGCTCTACACCGACGGGTTGATCGAGCGCCGGGACGTCGACATCGACCAGCGGATGGCCGACCTGGCCGTCTGCGCGGCCACCGTGGACGCCGACCTCGACCGGTTCTGCGGCCGGCTACTCGCCGAACTGGGCCCATCGCAGAGCAGCGACGACCTGGCCGTGGTGGCCCTGCGCCGACACTGA